GTATCCAAGTCCGAAAACGCTTACGTTCATGTCTTTAGTCCCCTATTTTCCCTACGTACTGGAATGTCCACCCAAAGCGAGTACCCTCTGCTGGAATTGGCCCCTCATAGGCTGCCACCAGGACGGGGTTTTCAACCTTCAGATTGTACTGGTCCGAGAACCAGCCGCGTTCGATGTTGAGCTTTACTCCCTCCGGCGGCGTGATCCGCACGTAAGGAAGTCCTTCGTTGTCAACCACGACGGTCCGGCTGTCGTCCGTCGCGCGCAGCGCCAGGTCCGGCGCGAAGTGGAAGTGCCACGCCAGCGCGTGCGCGCCGCCGTCCTGGGCCGTGATCCGGTCACTGATGGCCCAGGTGCCGGGCCGCTCGTGCTCGACCGCGCGCTCGTGGCGCACGCCGGGCGCGGCGTCCATTGTCCCGGTCACACACGTTTCGTCAAAGGCGAGACACTCGGCCTGTGGCACGTTTTTCCACGAGAAGTAATTGATCGGGGTCGCCTGCTCGCGCCCGTCGACCATCAGCGTGTTGTGGGACGCCGTCTGCCGGAACACGTCGCGCCATGAGCCATGATAGCGGTATGTGCCGGAATCGACCAATAGCGCCCGGCCCTTGATCCACAGCAGCGCGGCCAGCATGTCGCAGTGCGAGTGCGCCGACGCGCCCTCGCCCCCCAGCCCCCACGGACCGCAGCGGAACATCAGCAGGTCCGTGTCCGGGTCCCAACTGTCGCGGATCACGTACACGCCGCCTTCGGAGAAAGCCTGCGACGTTTCTGGCGGGACGTGGGCATCGAGCTTTTCCCACGCGTCGAGGCCGTCCGCGCCGAGCAGCCAGTATGCCTCCACGCCGAACTCGCCCGCAAGCTGCTTGAAATCGCCGCGCTCGAACAGCACCGCGCCCACCGCCAGCAGCCAGCGCATATCCCAGAAGCCGTGCGCGTTCGGCAGGCCGATCGCGTAGCCGTCGTCCGAGTCGCCCCACAGCGGCCCCACGCCAGATACGCCCACCACGTGCCGCATGTAGCCGAACATACGCTCCAGCGTGGCTTCTAGCTCCGGCTGGCGGGGCAGCAGCCCGCGCCGCCCAGGAATGATCACCGCCAGCAGAAATTCCGCGACGAAGCGCATATAGCCGGTAGCCTGTTCCTTGTTCACACCATCGTCGTGCGTCTGCGAGAGCACGGCTTCGGTCATGATGCGCAGACCGGTGTCGCGCCAGTTCGCCGCGTCTTTGAACTCCGGGAAGATCGCGCCCGCCAGCGCCAGCGCCGCCGTCTCGCCAATCAGGTGATTGTTCGGGACCGGCTCGTAGGTGGTCAGGTGGGCCGCGAGGAACGTCGCCTGCTGGTAGAAGCTTTTCAGGAAGGCGCCCGCCGCGCGCGCCTGCACCGTGCTCGACCCTCGGAAGCACTGGAAGGCCAGCATCCAGTTGATCAGGCGAATGGCGACTTCCAGCGCGCTGAACCAGTTGACGCCGTGCTCCGGCGGGTTGCCCTCGATCCAGCTCAGAAGCTGGTCGCAGAAGGCCTTCGCGTAGCGCTCGTCGCCGGTCAGGCGATAGGCCAGCCCCAGCGTGACGAAGTGCTGGTGACGGTTGACTTCCCACACCAGCTTAAAATCGGCGGGGCGGTCCGGTTCCCAGATGATGTCGTCGATGATCGAGATGTGCGTGAACGGCCAGTCCCAACCCGTCTCCGGGCAGCGTTGCCACGTGATGTCGCCGGGGTAGGAGGCAGGCTGGTGCAGCAGGTCGAAGGTCCGCACGCACGCGTTCTCTGATGCCGCCAGCAGACGCTCGCGCGTGCCGGGGTAGCGTCGTGCCAGCGTGGCCGCCGTATTGCCCGGCTCCAGCGCCAGCAAGAAGCTGCGGTCCTGGCGCAGCGCCAGGTGCTGCGCGACCGCGCCGATCCCGGTCCAGTTGGTACTCAGTGCGTCGAGCAGCGCCTCGTCGCTCATGGGTCGGGTGGCTTTGGCGCGCCAGTAAAGCGCCTGGCCGCGCTGCACGGTCGCCCCGCCGGTCTTGTTCCAGGCCCGCTTCAGGGTTCCCGTGACGCCAATTTCCTTGGCGCGATTCAGATAGTGGTTCACAGAAGGCATCCTGCATTAACCCTTACGTTTAGTCGGACGGTGCCAGCACTTCGGTGATGCTGGCATCGCCGGAGAGCAGCTCGCGGAACTTGCCCGGCGTGAACTCGCCCAGGATCCACAACACCAGCCCGTAGACGACTACGCCCACGCCTGCGCCGCCGAAGATCACGATTGCGCGCGTGACGGCGGTCGCGTCCCGGTCGTAGCCGTTCAGCGTGTAGGCCACCGCCCA
This sequence is a window from Aggregatilinea lenta. Protein-coding genes within it:
- a CDS encoding alginate lyase family protein, which codes for MNHYLNRAKEIGVTGTLKRAWNKTGGATVQRGQALYWRAKATRPMSDEALLDALSTNWTGIGAVAQHLALRQDRSFLLALEPGNTAATLARRYPGTRERLLAASENACVRTFDLLHQPASYPGDITWQRCPETGWDWPFTHISIIDDIIWEPDRPADFKLVWEVNRHQHFVTLGLAYRLTGDERYAKAFCDQLLSWIEGNPPEHGVNWFSALEVAIRLINWMLAFQCFRGSSTVQARAAGAFLKSFYQQATFLAAHLTTYEPVPNNHLIGETAALALAGAIFPEFKDAANWRDTGLRIMTEAVLSQTHDDGVNKEQATGYMRFVAEFLLAVIIPGRRGLLPRQPELEATLERMFGYMRHVVGVSGVGPLWGDSDDGYAIGLPNAHGFWDMRWLLAVGAVLFERGDFKQLAGEFGVEAYWLLGADGLDAWEKLDAHVPPETSQAFSEGGVYVIRDSWDPDTDLLMFRCGPWGLGGEGASAHSHCDMLAALLWIKGRALLVDSGTYRYHGSWRDVFRQTASHNTLMVDGREQATPINYFSWKNVPQAECLAFDETCVTGTMDAAPGVRHERAVEHERPGTWAISDRITAQDGGAHALAWHFHFAPDLALRATDDSRTVVVDNEGLPYVRITPPEGVKLNIERGWFSDQYNLKVENPVLVAAYEGPIPAEGTRFGWTFQYVGKIGD